In the genome of candidate division WOR-3 bacterium, the window TCGGCGGCGAGCCCGGCATCGGCAAGTCCACGCTCACCCTGCAGGTCTGCAACGAACTCGCCAGGGCCGGCACCAAGGTGCTCTACGTCACCGGCGAGGAATCGGCCGAGCAGGTGCGCCTGCGTGCCGAGCGGCTCTCTGCCGGCGCCGACAGCATCTACATTCTCTGCGCCATTGACCTCGATGAGATACTGAGCGCGGCCGAGGAAATCTCTCCCGGCCTGCTCGTTGTCGACTCGATCCAGACGATGTTCCGGTCCAGCCTCACGAGCGCCCCGGGCTCTGTCGGCCAGGTGCGCGAGTGCACGGCCGAGTTGCTGCGGCTCGCCAAGTCGCGCGCCGTAACCACGTTCATCGTCGGTCACGTCACCAAGTCCGGTGCCGTCGCCGGCCCCAGGACCCTCGAACACATGGTCGACACGGTCCTCTACTTCGAGGGCGAAGGGTTCCAGCAGTACCGCATCGTCCGTGCCGCCAAGAACCGGTACGGCTCGACCAACGAGATCGGCGTCTTCGAAATGACCGAATCCGGCCTGGCCGAAGTCGCCAATCCCTCCGAGTTCTTTCTCTCCGGCCGCCGTCCGGACGTTTCCGGGTCAGCGGTCGTGGCAACCATCGAAGGCACCCGGCCCCTGCTCGTCGAAATCCAGGCGCTCGCCGCGGCCACTCCCTATGCCCTGCCGCAGCGAGTCGCGACCGGTTTCGACGCGCGACGCCTGAGCATGCTTCTCTGCGTGCTCGAGCGCCGGGCCGGTATCAGCGCTGCCGGGCAGGACATCTTCGTCAACATAGCCGGCGGCCTGAAGATCCAGGAGCCTGCGGCCGATCTCGCGGTCGTCGCGGCCCTGGCGTCTTCGATCCGCAATCAGCCTTTGCCCACCGACGCGGTGTTCATCGGTGAGGTCGGACTGGGCGGAGAAGTCCGCTCGGTCGCCCGCACCGAATCGCGCATCGCGGAGGCGGCACGGCTCGGATTCACCAATGTAGTAGTGCCCCGGCGCGGCGTCACCAGGAAAACGCGAACCGCCGGGGCAGAACTCAAGCCCGTTGATACGGTCCACGAGGCGCTGGATGCAATCCTGGCATCCTGAGGCGCCTGCGCCGGACCTCCGGCACATGACAAACGCCGAACGCCAAACGCCGAAGTCCGAACCACGGAAGTCGGGACCAGGCACTCGCGTTTCGTCGCTCGGCGTTCGAACTTACCCCAAGTGCGCCGGAACAACCAGTAGTTGCCTGAGAACCAAACGGACAATCCGGAGTTCGGAAACCAGAAACCAGAATGCAGGATTCCCGAGTACTCTACCTTCTGCAATCTGCCTACTGCCTTCTGACCTCGGTCGTAAGTCCTCGGGCCAAACGCCCCCGGGTCCCTGCCCGGGGCGGAGGAGTAATGTTATTCGGAAGCAAGAAAACGTACGTCATCGACTATGAAACCCTGACTGACCCCCGTATCGCGGAATTCGTCTCCTTCGGTCTGATGCAGGGCAAGCTGATCATACCTGAGCCCGAGCATCCCTCGGACAAAGGCGGAAACGACCACGCCAAGCGTCGTGCCTGGGAGACGATCGAACGCCTGAAGTCCGTGCCGGGCGTGACGCTGAAGCTCGACAAAACCCTGCTCAAGCGGGACGCCCTGCTCGCCGCGGTGAAGAAGAACAAGGCCACGCTCGTTACCGGCGACCCGGAACTCAAGGCGGCCGCCGGGGCCGGGAATGCGGTCACCACGACCGAGATCTACAACCTGTTCCGTCCCACCTACCTGCCCGGCACCGAGATGAAGGTGCGGATTGCCAAGAAAGGCAAAGAGGCCGACGAGGGAATCGGCTACCTCGAAGGCGGCATCAAAGTCGTGGTCACCGGTGCATCCAACGCGGTCGGCCAGGAATTGGAAGTCGTCATCCAGGGCGGGCTCGACACCGACGTCGGCCGGGTCGTGTTTGCGAAACCCCGCTTCGCCGAAGTCAAGTAGACGGACTGGTTCGAGGCCGGACGCCCGCGAGCGCGTCCGGCCTCTGGTTTTGAACTCGTTGACGGGACTCCGGCGCCGAACTACAATGGAGGTGATGCGGCCGACGCTCACTACCTGCCTCATACTGCTGGCGCTGGCCTGCACCAACCCGTACGACTTCGAGCCCGGCGACCCGACCAAAGCTGACCCGCCGCCGCCACCGGAGTTGCTCC includes:
- the radA gene encoding DNA repair protein RadA translates to MKTTAFVCQNCGSETPRWLGKCPSCNQWNTLVEEQRVTKRGKVNERVRVGATGARPVKLSQVESKSARRSSTGIGELDRVLGGGLVPGSLLLIGGEPGIGKSTLTLQVCNELARAGTKVLYVTGEESAEQVRLRAERLSAGADSIYILCAIDLDEILSAAEEISPGLLVVDSIQTMFRSSLTSAPGSVGQVRECTAELLRLAKSRAVTTFIVGHVTKSGAVAGPRTLEHMVDTVLYFEGEGFQQYRIVRAAKNRYGSTNEIGVFEMTESGLAEVANPSEFFLSGRRPDVSGSAVVATIEGTRPLLVEIQALAAATPYALPQRVATGFDARRLSMLLCVLERRAGISAAGQDIFVNIAGGLKIQEPAADLAVVAALASSIRNQPLPTDAVFIGEVGLGGEVRSVARTESRIAEAARLGFTNVVVPRRGVTRKTRTAGAELKPVDTVHEALDAILAS